One segment of Leucoraja erinacea ecotype New England chromosome 7, Leri_hhj_1, whole genome shotgun sequence DNA contains the following:
- the LOC129698568 gene encoding gamma-crystallin S-1-like yields MGYQYVLNRGEYPDYQRWMGFNDNIRSCRTYPHNRGGNYRMKIYERPEFGGQMMEFMDDCPSVYDRFRNRDIHSCHVMDGHWIFYEQPNYRGRQYFMRPGEYRKYNDWGGYNSTIGSFRRMRDF; encoded by the exons ATGGGGTACCAGTATGTCCTGAACAGGGGGGAGTATCCTGACTACCAGCGCTGGATGGGattcaacgacaacatcaggTCCTGTCGCACCTACCCACAT AACCGAGGGGGCAACTACAGGATGAAGATTTACGAGAGGCCTGAATTTGGAGGACAGATGATGGAATTCATGGACGACTGTCCCTCAGTCTACGATCGTTTCCGTAACCGTGACATTCACTCCTGCCACGTGATGGATGGTCACTGGATCTTCTATGAACAGCCCAACTACAGAGGCCGACAATACTTCATGAGACCCGGGGAGTACAGGAAATACAATGACTGGGGTGGATACAACTCCACCATCGGGTCTTTCAGGCGCATGAGGGACTTCTAG